A region of Thermoleophilia bacterium DNA encodes the following proteins:
- a CDS encoding DUF5615 family PIN-like protein has translation MGRLGFFIDECLPYQLARGLAELGVRAVAAKDCNLSGHPDVEIFQYCATNELVFVTRDWTIRRNNIERAALEETGLVVLELKPSQQTFEDLVELLFGSYKQLLTILDSDQPRIFVLTSKGRIWEFDQYAARKNRRRRRRKRD, from the coding sequence GTGGGCCGCTTAGGCTTTTTCATCGATGAGTGTCTGCCGTACCAGCTCGCGCGAGGACTTGCGGAGCTTGGTGTTCGCGCAGTGGCAGCGAAGGACTGCAACCTCAGCGGGCATCCGGATGTGGAGATCTTCCAGTATTGCGCCACTAATGAGTTGGTGTTTGTCACTCGCGACTGGACGATAAGACGCAACAATATTGAAAGGGCGGCCCTGGAAGAAACAGGGCTAGTAGTACTTGAATTGAAGCCTTCCCAGCAGACTTTCGAAGATTTAGTTGAGCTGCTTTTTGGTAGTTATAAGCAGCTTCTGACGATTCTCGATAGTGACCAACCGAGGATATTCGTTCTCACTTCCAAAGGACGAATCTGGGAGTTTGATCAGTATGCTGCCAGGAAAAACCGAAGAAGAAGAAGAAGAAAGAGGGACTAG